Proteins encoded together in one Entelurus aequoreus isolate RoL-2023_Sb linkage group LG20, RoL_Eaeq_v1.1, whole genome shotgun sequence window:
- the LOC133636212 gene encoding zinc finger and BTB domain-containing protein 12-like isoform X2, which yields MEMLCFRLPGHGDMTLKHMNSLRSRQHFCDITILTSNNQTFRGHKVVLAACSPFLRDQFLLSHASKLQVSMLHSSSVMCDLLQSCYTGLLQFNPEEIVNYLTAASYLQMECIVERCRDALKKYMRSKNPGPLKEKASDNEGETRIEKEHVFQVYISDEEPNNVKDDGALAPTDEPQDARSPETEGGVVGGERSEYDLNPTGKGANTLSRDELRALRHRLSEPEQGRGGAAGRGLKRRRLVSTQEKRSPRLASQDLWYLANAATAGGFGLDFSEGLKTGSLFSVDLPQLDFSLDDAQGDKSLPPAATSLTHFGLEESRDAGEGSSGLNVGTSEGGDESVAVVGSTSSVTGPVICEHCGVTCPSPHDLAIHYCAAHQVYACPFCDKQFQHSYNLNRHMALHRGNGRPHQCPLCSKSFTQRSTLIDHMNLHSGERPHRCSYCHARFAHKPALRRHLKEQHGKTTVQNSLHEQEERERSIGRIQEGQECPIMEQVS from the exons ATGGAGATGCTCTGTTTCCGCTTGCCGGGCCATGGGGACATGACCCTGAAGCACATGAATTCTCTGAGGTCTCGCCAGCACTTTTGTGACATCACCATTTTGACCAGCAACAACCAGACATTCCGAGGGCACAAAGTAGTGCTGGCGGCTTGTTCGCCATTCTTGAGAGACCAATTCCTCCTTAGTCACGCCTCCAAACTTCAG GTTTCAATGCTGCACAGCTCCTCGGTCATGTGTGACCTGCTACAGTCCTGCTACACTGGTTTGTTGCAATTCAACCCAGAGGAGATTGTCAACTACCTGACTGCTGCAAGTTACCTGCAGATGGAGTGTATCGTAGAGCGCTGCAGAGATGCGCTGAAGAAATACATGCGATCGAAGAACCCGGGTCCACTTAAG GAGAAGGCATCAGACAATGAAGGAGAGACCCGCATTGAAAAGGAGCATGTGTTCCAAGTGTACATCTCTGATGAAGAGCCGAACAATGTCAAGGACGACGGGGCCCTCGCTCCCACTGATGAGCCTCAGGATGCACGGTCCCCTGAAACGGAGGGGGGAGTAGTCGGAGGAGAGAGAAGCGAATACGACTTAAATCCAACAGGCAAAGGTGCGAACACCTTATCAAGAGATGAACTGCGTGCTCTCAGACACAGGTTATCGGAACCTGAGCAAGGCAGAGGAGGCGCAGCAGGACGGGGGCTCAAGAGGAGACGCTTGGTGTCAACTCAGGAGAAAAGATCTCCTAGATTGGCCTCTCAAGATTTGTGGTATTTGGCCAACGCAGCAACAGCAGGGGGCTTTGGGCTTGACTTCAGTGAAGGGCTCAAGACGGGGAGTTTGTTCTCGGTGGATCTCCCACAATTGGACTTCAGCTTGGACGACGCTCAAGGGGACAAATCTTTGCCACCGGCCGCCACTAGTTTGACTCATTTTGGCCTGGAAGAGTCTCGTGATGCTGGTGAGGGAAGTTCCGGGTTAAACGTTGGCACCAGCGAGGGAGGGGATGAGTCCGTCGCCGTGGTGGGATCCACGTCGAGCGTCACCGGTCCCGTCATCTGCGAGCACTGCGGCGTGACGTGCCCCTCGCCTCACGACCTCGCCATCCACTACTGCGCCGCTCACCAGGTTTACGCGTGCCCCTTCTGCGACAAGCAGTTCCAGCACTCTTATAACCTGAACCGACACATGGCCTTGCACCGGGGCAACGGTCGACCCCACCAGTGCCCCCTCTGCTCCAAGAGCTTCACCCAGCGGTCCACGCTCATCGACCACATGAACCTTCACAGCGGTGAGCGCCCACACCGCTGCTCATACTGCCACGCTCGGTTCGCACACAAGCCGGCCTTACGGCGCCACCTGAAGGAGCAGCACGGGAAAACGACGGTACAGAACTCCCTCCACGAGCAGGAGGAGCGAGAGAGGTCGATTGGAAGAATACAAGAAGGGCAAGAATGTCCGATTATGGAGCAAGTTTCCTAA
- the LOC133636212 gene encoding zinc finger and BTB domain-containing protein 12-like isoform X1 produces the protein MEMLCFRLPGHGDMTLKHMNSLRSRQHFCDITILTSNNQTFRGHKVVLAACSPFLRDQFLLSHASKLQVSMLHSSSVMCDLLQSCYTGLLQFNPEEIVNYLTAASYLQMECIVERCRDALKKYMRSKNPGPLKITTEENSAQPVIVSGSIHSIAPPPTGRASAARSPEVHLVDKNSIQESSQQQDGTSFVQKACVKEKASDNEGETRIEKEHVFQVYISDEEPNNVKDDGALAPTDEPQDARSPETEGGVVGGERSEYDLNPTGKGANTLSRDELRALRHRLSEPEQGRGGAAGRGLKRRRLVSTQEKRSPRLASQDLWYLANAATAGGFGLDFSEGLKTGSLFSVDLPQLDFSLDDAQGDKSLPPAATSLTHFGLEESRDAGEGSSGLNVGTSEGGDESVAVVGSTSSVTGPVICEHCGVTCPSPHDLAIHYCAAHQVYACPFCDKQFQHSYNLNRHMALHRGNGRPHQCPLCSKSFTQRSTLIDHMNLHSGERPHRCSYCHARFAHKPALRRHLKEQHGKTTVQNSLHEQEERERSIGRIQEGQECPIMEQVS, from the exons ATGGAGATGCTCTGTTTCCGCTTGCCGGGCCATGGGGACATGACCCTGAAGCACATGAATTCTCTGAGGTCTCGCCAGCACTTTTGTGACATCACCATTTTGACCAGCAACAACCAGACATTCCGAGGGCACAAAGTAGTGCTGGCGGCTTGTTCGCCATTCTTGAGAGACCAATTCCTCCTTAGTCACGCCTCCAAACTTCAG GTTTCAATGCTGCACAGCTCCTCGGTCATGTGTGACCTGCTACAGTCCTGCTACACTGGTTTGTTGCAATTCAACCCAGAGGAGATTGTCAACTACCTGACTGCTGCAAGTTACCTGCAGATGGAGTGTATCGTAGAGCGCTGCAGAGATGCGCTGAAGAAATACATGCGATCGAAGAACCCGGGTCCACTTAAG ATAACCACTGAAGAGAATTCGGCTCAGCCTGTGATTGTCAGCGGCAGCATTCATTCCATTGCGCCACCGCCCACCGGCCGAGCTTCCGCTGCGCGTAGCCCTGAAGTGCACTTAGTTGATAAGAACAGCATACAGGAGAGCAGTCAACAACAAGATGGCACTTCTTTTGTGCAAAAAGCTTGCGTCAAG GAGAAGGCATCAGACAATGAAGGAGAGACCCGCATTGAAAAGGAGCATGTGTTCCAAGTGTACATCTCTGATGAAGAGCCGAACAATGTCAAGGACGACGGGGCCCTCGCTCCCACTGATGAGCCTCAGGATGCACGGTCCCCTGAAACGGAGGGGGGAGTAGTCGGAGGAGAGAGAAGCGAATACGACTTAAATCCAACAGGCAAAGGTGCGAACACCTTATCAAGAGATGAACTGCGTGCTCTCAGACACAGGTTATCGGAACCTGAGCAAGGCAGAGGAGGCGCAGCAGGACGGGGGCTCAAGAGGAGACGCTTGGTGTCAACTCAGGAGAAAAGATCTCCTAGATTGGCCTCTCAAGATTTGTGGTATTTGGCCAACGCAGCAACAGCAGGGGGCTTTGGGCTTGACTTCAGTGAAGGGCTCAAGACGGGGAGTTTGTTCTCGGTGGATCTCCCACAATTGGACTTCAGCTTGGACGACGCTCAAGGGGACAAATCTTTGCCACCGGCCGCCACTAGTTTGACTCATTTTGGCCTGGAAGAGTCTCGTGATGCTGGTGAGGGAAGTTCCGGGTTAAACGTTGGCACCAGCGAGGGAGGGGATGAGTCCGTCGCCGTGGTGGGATCCACGTCGAGCGTCACCGGTCCCGTCATCTGCGAGCACTGCGGCGTGACGTGCCCCTCGCCTCACGACCTCGCCATCCACTACTGCGCCGCTCACCAGGTTTACGCGTGCCCCTTCTGCGACAAGCAGTTCCAGCACTCTTATAACCTGAACCGACACATGGCCTTGCACCGGGGCAACGGTCGACCCCACCAGTGCCCCCTCTGCTCCAAGAGCTTCACCCAGCGGTCCACGCTCATCGACCACATGAACCTTCACAGCGGTGAGCGCCCACACCGCTGCTCATACTGCCACGCTCGGTTCGCACACAAGCCGGCCTTACGGCGCCACCTGAAGGAGCAGCACGGGAAAACGACGGTACAGAACTCCCTCCACGAGCAGGAGGAGCGAGAGAGGTCGATTGGAAGAATACAAGAAGGGCAAGAATGTCCGATTATGGAGCAAGTTTCCTAA